Proteins from a genomic interval of Gossypium hirsutum isolate 1008001.06 chromosome A09, Gossypium_hirsutum_v2.1, whole genome shotgun sequence:
- the LOC107957188 gene encoding uncharacterized GPI-anchored protein At1g61900 isoform X1 encodes MCSTSSGFTAPLQSLLESYKSIFSCMIQWWQKARRAMDCFQSVSRVKGSLCQQLLIFIFWLSSFQDVATLHDPSYIPSTSELANPPTTALFEPIEISPAVIPRYPSPDESVPPMYPSFPTTYEPNLTGRCPVNFSAISNIMGKTASDCSLPLAALVGNVICCPQLGSLLHIFQGYGIDSDKLVLGNAVANDCFSDIISILASRGANKTIPTVCSVKSSNLTGGSCPVKDVNTFEKTVNMSKLLEACSTVDPLKECCRPVCQPAIMEAALQISGTQMILNDDKTVVGEANHMDAINDCKGVVYSYLSRKLSPDVANSAFRILSACKVNKVCPLEFNQPSEVIKACRNVAAPSPSCCSSLNTYIAGIQKQMLITNKQAIVCATMFGSILRKGGVMTNVYELCDVDLKDFSIQAYGQQGCLLRSLPADVIFDNSTGYSFTCDLTDNIGAPWPSSSSMSSLSLCAPEMSLPALPTSETLKNLGCHGCTLEMLVPIFSFFVFSTFLY; translated from the exons ATGTGTTCCACATCTTCAG GCTTTACTGCACCGCTGCAATCATTGTTAGAGAGCTACAAGAGCATTTTCAGTTGCATGATCCAATGGTGGCAAAAGGCTAGAAGAGCTATGGATTGCTTTCAGAGTGTTAGCCGTGTTAAAG GTTCCCTATGCCAACAGTTATTAATATTCATTTTCTGGTTATCGAGTTTCCAAGATGTTGCCACATTGCATGACCCTAGTTACATTCCTTCCACGTCTGAGCTAGCTAATCCACCGACTACTGCATTATTTGAACCTATAGAAATATCCCCTGCTGTCATTCCACGATACCCTTCTCCTGACGAATCTGTACCACCCATGTACCCAAGTTTCCCCACAACATATGAACCAAATTTAACTGGAAGGTGCCCTGTAAATTTTTCTGCTATCTCGAATATCATGGGGAAAACAGCATCTGATTGTTCTCTACCTTTGGCAGCACTTGTAGGAAATGTTATATGTTGTCCACAGCTTGGTAGTTTACTCCACATCTTCCAGGGTTATGGCATCGATTCTGATAAGTTGGTCTTGGGAAATGCTGTTGCTAATGATTGTTTTTCAGATATCATTAGTATCTTAGCTAGCAGAGGGGCCAACAAGACAATACCCACGGTATGTTCTGTAAAATCATCAAATCTCACAGGTGGTTCTTGTCCGGTGAAGGATGTTAATACCTTTGAGAAAACAGTGAATATGAGCAAGTTATTAGAGGCTTGCAGCACTGTTGATCCTCTAAAGGAGTGCTGCAGGCCGGTTTGCCAACCTGCAATTATGGAAGCTGCTCTGCAGATTTCTGGAACACAAATGATACTCAATGATGATAAAACTGTAGTTGGGGAGGCTAATCATATGGATGCCATTAATGACTGTAAAGGGGTGGTATATTCATATCTTTCAAGGAAACTCTCGCCAGATGTGGCCAACTCTGCATTCAGAATACTATCTGCCTGCAAGGTCAACAAGG TTTGCCCTTTGGAATTTAACCAGCCATCAGAAGTAATTAAGGCATGCCGTAACGTAGCTGCTCCCAGCCCTTCCTGTTGTAGCTCATTAAATACATACATTGCGGGGATACAGAAGCAAATGTTAATAACAAACAAGCAAGCCATTGTCTGTGCAACGATGTTTGGATCAATATTAAGAAAAGGCGGAGTTATGACAAAtgtttatgagctttgtgatgttgaCTTAAAAGATTTTAGTATCCAAG CATACGGACAACAAG GATGCCTATTACGAAGCTTACCAGCAGATGTTATATTTGACAATTCGACGGGCTACAGCTTTACATGTGACTTGACTGACAACATTGGAGCACCGTGGCCGTCATCATCTTCAATGTCATCCTTGTCTCTTTGTGCTCCAG AGATGTCGTTGCCTGCCTTACCAACATCGGAGACGCTGAAAAATCTAG GCTGCCATGGATGCACATTGGAAATGTTGGTacccattttttcattttttgttttcagTACATTTTTGTACTGA
- the LOC107957188 gene encoding uncharacterized GPI-anchored protein At1g61900 isoform X2, producing the protein MIQWWQKARRAMDCFQSVSRVKGSLCQQLLIFIFWLSSFQDVATLHDPSYIPSTSELANPPTTALFEPIEISPAVIPRYPSPDESVPPMYPSFPTTYEPNLTGRCPVNFSAISNIMGKTASDCSLPLAALVGNVICCPQLGSLLHIFQGYGIDSDKLVLGNAVANDCFSDIISILASRGANKTIPTVCSVKSSNLTGGSCPVKDVNTFEKTVNMSKLLEACSTVDPLKECCRPVCQPAIMEAALQISGTQMILNDDKTVVGEANHMDAINDCKGVVYSYLSRKLSPDVANSAFRILSACKVNKVCPLEFNQPSEVIKACRNVAAPSPSCCSSLNTYIAGIQKQMLITNKQAIVCATMFGSILRKGGVMTNVYELCDVDLKDFSIQAYGQQGCLLRSLPADVIFDNSTGYSFTCDLTDNIGAPWPSSSSMSSLSLCAPEMSLPALPTSETLKNLGCHGCTLEMLVPIFSFFVFSTFLY; encoded by the exons ATGATCCAATGGTGGCAAAAGGCTAGAAGAGCTATGGATTGCTTTCAGAGTGTTAGCCGTGTTAAAG GTTCCCTATGCCAACAGTTATTAATATTCATTTTCTGGTTATCGAGTTTCCAAGATGTTGCCACATTGCATGACCCTAGTTACATTCCTTCCACGTCTGAGCTAGCTAATCCACCGACTACTGCATTATTTGAACCTATAGAAATATCCCCTGCTGTCATTCCACGATACCCTTCTCCTGACGAATCTGTACCACCCATGTACCCAAGTTTCCCCACAACATATGAACCAAATTTAACTGGAAGGTGCCCTGTAAATTTTTCTGCTATCTCGAATATCATGGGGAAAACAGCATCTGATTGTTCTCTACCTTTGGCAGCACTTGTAGGAAATGTTATATGTTGTCCACAGCTTGGTAGTTTACTCCACATCTTCCAGGGTTATGGCATCGATTCTGATAAGTTGGTCTTGGGAAATGCTGTTGCTAATGATTGTTTTTCAGATATCATTAGTATCTTAGCTAGCAGAGGGGCCAACAAGACAATACCCACGGTATGTTCTGTAAAATCATCAAATCTCACAGGTGGTTCTTGTCCGGTGAAGGATGTTAATACCTTTGAGAAAACAGTGAATATGAGCAAGTTATTAGAGGCTTGCAGCACTGTTGATCCTCTAAAGGAGTGCTGCAGGCCGGTTTGCCAACCTGCAATTATGGAAGCTGCTCTGCAGATTTCTGGAACACAAATGATACTCAATGATGATAAAACTGTAGTTGGGGAGGCTAATCATATGGATGCCATTAATGACTGTAAAGGGGTGGTATATTCATATCTTTCAAGGAAACTCTCGCCAGATGTGGCCAACTCTGCATTCAGAATACTATCTGCCTGCAAGGTCAACAAGG TTTGCCCTTTGGAATTTAACCAGCCATCAGAAGTAATTAAGGCATGCCGTAACGTAGCTGCTCCCAGCCCTTCCTGTTGTAGCTCATTAAATACATACATTGCGGGGATACAGAAGCAAATGTTAATAACAAACAAGCAAGCCATTGTCTGTGCAACGATGTTTGGATCAATATTAAGAAAAGGCGGAGTTATGACAAAtgtttatgagctttgtgatgttgaCTTAAAAGATTTTAGTATCCAAG CATACGGACAACAAG GATGCCTATTACGAAGCTTACCAGCAGATGTTATATTTGACAATTCGACGGGCTACAGCTTTACATGTGACTTGACTGACAACATTGGAGCACCGTGGCCGTCATCATCTTCAATGTCATCCTTGTCTCTTTGTGCTCCAG AGATGTCGTTGCCTGCCTTACCAACATCGGAGACGCTGAAAAATCTAG GCTGCCATGGATGCACATTGGAAATGTTGGTacccattttttcattttttgttttcagTACATTTTTGTACTGA
- the LOC107957190 gene encoding endochitinase EP3, which produces MRKGLLIILLAAIISAGATAVRAQNCGCAEGLCCSRWGYCGTGDDYCGTGCQQGPCNPPPALNNVSVADIVTPEFFNGILDVAEDSCEGKNFYTRSAFLEALGPYPQFGRIGTVDDSNREIAAFFAHVTHETGHFCYIEEINGASRDYCDETNTQYPCNPNKGYYGRGPIQLSWNFNYGPAGESIGFDGLNSPETVATDPVISFKTAVWYWVNSVQPVISQGFGATIRAINGALECDGGNPATVERRVEYYIDYCNQLGVDPGPNLRC; this is translated from the exons ATGAGGAAAGGTTTACTTATCATTCTTCTGGCAGCGATTATTTCCGCCGGCGCAACGGCGGTAAGGGCTCAAAACTGTGGTTGTGCAGAAGGTTTATGTTGTAGCCGTTGGGGTTATTGCGGAACCGGCGATGATTATTGCGGCACAGGGTGTCAACAGGGTCCTTGTAATCCGCCGCCAGCTCTGAACAATGTTTCTGTGGCGGATATTGTTACACCGGAGTTCTTTAATGGGATATTGGATGTTGCGGAAGACAGTTGTGAAGGGAAGAATTTTTACACGAGATCGGCGTTTCTTGAAGCATTGGGTCCTTATCCTCAGTTCGGAAGGATTGGAACCGTTGATGATTCTAATCGTGAAATTGCAGCTTTCTTTGCGCATGTGACGCACGAAACTGGAC ATTTCTGCTACATAGAAGAGATAAACGGGGCCTCAAGAGACTACTGTGATGAAACCAACACACAATATCCATGCAACCCTAACAAAGGCTACTATGGCCGAGGACCAATCCAGCTATCCTGGAATTTCAACTACGGACCAGCTGGCGAGAGCATCGGTTTCGATGGACTAAACTCGCCTGAAACCGTCGCCACCGACCCAGTTATCTCCTTCAAGACCGCAGTCTGGTATTGGGTGAACTCTGTTCAACCAGTGATAAGCCAAGGGTTCGGGGCAACCATTCGTGCCATTAATGGAGCTCTGGAGTGCGATGGTGGAAACCCAGCCACCGTTGAGCGACGGGTCGAGTACTATATCGATTATTGTAACCAGCTTGGTGTGGATCCAGGGCCTAATCTAAGATGCTAG
- the LOC107961167 gene encoding trafficking protein particle complex subunit 2 has protein sequence MTTTACFIIVSRNDIPIYEAEVGSAAKREDAAQLPQFILQAALDIVQDLAWTTSAMFLKAIDKFNDLVVSVYVTADRTRFMLLLDSRSDDGIKSFFQEVHELYIKSLLNPLYLPGSRITS, from the exons ATGACAACTACAGCTTGTTTTATCATCGTGAGCCGAAATGACATCCCAATATATGAAGCTGAAGTGGGTTCTGCTGCTAAA AGAGAAGATGCTGCTCAGCTGCCACAATTCATATTACAAGCAGCTCTGGATATTGTTCAAGATCTTGCATGGACCACTAGTGCCAT GTTCTTGAAAGCAATTGACAAATTCAATGATTTGGTGGTATCGGTTTATGTTACAGCTGATC GTACACGATTTATGCTACTTCTCGACTCTCGTAGCGATGATGGAATCAAGAGCTTTTTCCAAGAGGTTCATGAGCTTTATATAAAG AGTCTTCTTAATCCACTCTACTTGCCTGGTTCCCGCATTACATCATGA
- the LOC121206305 gene encoding endochitinase EP3, with protein MRKRLLTILLTAIFAAGATAVKAQNCGCAEGLCCSRWGYCGTGDDYCGTGCQQGPCNATPALNNVSVADIVTPEFFNGILDVAEETCEGKNFYTRSAFLEALGPYPQFGRIGTVDDSNREIAAFFAHVTHETGHFCYIKEINGASRDYCDQNNDRYPCNPNKGYYGRRPIQLSWNFNYGPAGENIGFDGLNSPETVATDPVISFKTAIWYWVNFVQPVISQGFGATIRAINGALECDGANPATVERRVEYYIDYCNQLGVDPGPNLRC; from the exons ATGAGGAAACGTTTACTAACCATTCTTCTAACAGCGATTTTTGCCGCCGGAGCAACGGCGGTAAAGGCTCAAAACTGTGGTTGTGCAGAAGGTTTATGTTGTAGCCGTTGGGGGTATTGCGGAACCGGCGATGACTATTGCGGCACAGGGTGTCAACAGGGTCCTTGTAATGCCACGCCAGCTTTGAACAATGTTTCGGTGGCGGATATTGTTACACCGGAGTTCTTTAATGGGATATTGGATGTTGCGGAAGAGACTTGTGAAGGGAAGAATTTTTACACGAGATCGGCGTTTCTTGAAGCATTGGGTCCTTATCCTCAGTTCGGAAGAATTGGAACTGTTGATGATTCTAATCGTGAAATTGCCGCTTTCTTTGCGCATGTAACGCACGAAACTGGAC ATTTTTGCTACATAAAAGAGATAAATGGCGCCTCTAGAGACTACTGTGATCAAAACAACGATCGATATCCATGCAACCCAAACAAAGGCTACTACGGCCGAAGACCGATCCAACTATCCTGGAATTTCAACTACGGACCAGCCGGCGAGAACATCGGGTTCGATGGACTAAACTCGCCTGAAACCGTCGCCACCGACCCAGTTATTTCCTTCAAGACTGCCATCTGGTATTGGGTCAACTTTGTTCAACCAGTTATAAGCCAAGGGTTCGGGGCAACCATTCGTGCCATTAATGGAGCTCTGGAGTGCGATGGTGCAAACCCAGCCACCGTTGAGCGACGGGTCGAGTACTATATCGATTATTGTAACCAGCTTGGTGTGGATCCAGGGCCTAATCTAAGATGCTAG
- the LOC107957189 gene encoding uncharacterized protein yields the protein MGRSSWSRGVGNLRSFIGNSMGGLRGGANLASWVVAGTLAYFLWVKPSQDLKKQQQERAALAASDPYRYIEKRKPIPDPQENGLIYGNKKKTDSKTEE from the exons ATGGGGAGGAGCAGTTGGAGCAGAGGAGTGGGAAATTTGAGATCATTCATAGGTAATTCAATGGGAGGTCTTAGAGGAGGTGCCAATTTAGCTTCTTGGGTTGTTGCTGGAACTCTCGCTTATTTCCTTTGGGTGAAACCTTCTCAAGATCTCAAAAAACAGCAACAG GAAAGGGCAGCTCTTGCAGCTTCGGATCCTTATCGCTATATAGAGAAACGAAAACCAATCCCTGATCCCCAG GAAAATGGATTGATATACGGCAACAAGAAGAAAACTGATAGTAAAACAGAGGAATAA